Below is a window of Parafrankia irregularis DNA.
CCGGATAGCGATCCGTGTCGATCACGTCCTCGATTGCCGAAGGCGAAGTCGCTTTCACGTTCACGGCCGCGGTACCGCCCATTGGAAATCCTTCCGTCCGCCGGTCACCCTGGCACGGCGGCCTGGCCACCGGCGAATCCAGCGACGACCGGAAAGGCCGCCGTGAATTCGGGGAATGCGCACAGTGTTCCCCGCAAGCCGCACGAAACGGCGCGCGGTGTGACCTGCAACACGGCTACCAGCTGCGGATGCGCTCCGACGGGCCGTGCGTCCGGCATCGTCGCCAGCCGCTTTCCGTCCACGTAGCCGACGCTCTGACCTGCACGGACGCGCCACCGTGTCATTCTTGGCCGCGCCGGGGTGGCCACCATCGAAATTCCGTCGACTGATTCGGCCTCCACACGGCTGGCCATTCCGGCAGCTGAAGCTGCCCGCTTCTCAGACGACGGCTCGACCAATCGGGACGGCATCGGCCGGCAGACTGGCCAGAAGCTGGCTGGAGGGCCGGCCGGTTGGCGGCCGGCCGGGAGTCGGCCGGCCGGGAGTCGGCCGGATGCCACCCTCCGGCGGGGGCGTGTCCAGCGCCGCAGCGCGAAGAACGTCCCGCGTCGGGCTGTCGCCGCTGGCTGGCCAGAGTTGAGGCTCGTGGTCGTTCTGGGTTCTGGAGCTCGTAGCAGGGATCCCGAGACGCAGCGGATCCGGACCACCAGCATGAGCTTGACGGAGCCGCACTGACGGATTACGAACCGCACCCGTACGGCCGCCCATCGAGGATCCCGCGCCGCCACGCAGCACCGACAACTCACCACAAGAGGGGCGAAAGGGGCAGGGGTTCGCCTGGCGACTCGCAAGAAAGAAGGATTTCGGTCGTTGGAACGACCAAAATCGTTCACTCTTGCGACTCACCAAACCGGCTAGCCGGCTACCGGGCCCTCGGAAGCCCAACCGCGTCGGTGGAGCGCGGACCTCACCACGGCGGCCCGCCGTCGCACGGCCTGCCGGCCGGGCGCCCAGCAGACGACGATCGGCAGGCCGTGGTCCACCAGACCACGACCGGCAGGCCGTGGCCCAGCAGGCCACGGCCGTCCCGGCCCAGTGCCGTTCGGCCCAGTGCCGTCAGACCAGCGCTGCCGCGGCCAGGGCGGCGAAGAGCAGCGTGAGGTACGAGATCGACATGTGGAACAGGCGCATCGGCCGGATGTCCTCACCGCGGTGGGCGCGGGCCACCATCCGGTGTGCCTCCGCGACGAACCAGGCCCCGAGCAACGCGGCCGGCACCGTGTACACCAGCCCGATGTCGGCGACCGGGCCGACGGCGAGCGAGACCCCGACCATCACGTACGAGTAGAGCAGGATGCGGCGGGTGACGACCTCCGTCGTGGCCACCACCGGGAGCATCGGCACCCCGGCCGCGGCGTAGTCGTCCTTGTAGCGGATGGCCAACGCCCAGAAGTGCGGCGGTGTCCAGAAGAAGATGACCGCGAAGAGCAGCACCGCGGCCCAGCCGACGGTTCCGGTCACCGCGGACCACCCGATCAGTACCGGGAAGCACCCGGCCGCGCCGCCGATCACGATGTTCGACGGCGAGCGCCGCTTGAGGCCCAGCGTGTAGACGAAGACGTAGAACGCGATCGCGCCCACGGACAGTGCGGCGGAGATCCAGTTGACGAGCAGGCCGAACATCAGCGTGGAGACGATGCCCAGCACGATGCCGAACCTGAGCGCCTGTGCCGGCTCGACCGTCTCGCGGACCAGCGGACGACGCTTGGTGCGGCCCATGAGCTGGTCGATGTCACGGTCGACGTAGCAGTTGATGGTGTTGGCACTGCCCGCCGACAGGGTGCCGGCGACGAGCGTCACCACGATCAGCCACCAGGACGGCATGCCGCGCTCGGCGAGGAGCATGACCGGAACGGTGGAGACCAGGAGAAGCTCGACGACCCGCAGCTTCATCAGCGCGATGTACGAGCGGGTTCGGCCGGCGGCCCGGGCCCAACGGCTTCGGGGGCCGGCGAGATCAAGATCGGAGGGCCCCGCCGGGACGGGTGACACCGCGCCGACAGCGCCCATGGCGCCGGCGGCGGGCAGACCCGCCACAGCGGGCGTCGGGACGACGGCAGCGGTCACAGCGGCGGCGCTCGTCGGCTGGACCGCGCCCGGCACGGAGCCGCGCAGCGCGGATCCCGCCGTGGCCGAACGGCCACCGCTCGACGTCACCGGGCGGCGGCGCAGGCCCTGCCGGTGGCGAACAACGGCCTCGGGAGACAGAACGACCTCGCGATCGGCGCGGTCATCCAGCGAACCGCGCGGGACGGTGCCCGGAGTAGGGCGTGGGGTGGGTTCTACGACGTGTCGGAGTCTAGCCGCCGCGAGGCGGGGAGTGCGCGTGGGCTGCGTCCCGACAGTGCTCCGAACCCGCCTGTGGGCGACGTCCGTCGGGGGCTGCGGGCTGGCGGTGCGTCCGGACTGTCAGACCCGCCACGCTGCGCGACGATATGCGCGTGACGTCGGTCGCCGGCCGGCCCGGGTAACGAGTCCAGTGTTCTTCGGCACGTTCCCTCCCTGCCGGCAGGGCACGGACACTGGGGTGAGGATCACGCGACAGGGTAGGGCGGAGGACAGGGACATCCGGCACGGTCGCCGTAAGCAGTAAGGAAGGCGGCACGAAGGCAGTGACGAGCTCGGCCAGGGGCACCGTACGTCCGTCGCCTCACAGTGTCCGCCCGTGTCACGGCGGCGGAAGGCCGTCCGCCGAGATGCGATCATTGTGGGGCAGGACTCCCGTCCCGCATGCACCCGACGACCCGGCACCTCGGCTCCGCCAGCATCTGGAGCTCCCGCAGCACCTTGAGCTCCTTCAGCACCTGGAGCTCCTTCAGCACCTCGGCATCCCCAGCAGTCTCGGCTCCCCCAGCACCCCGGCTACCCATCGCCTCGAACCACCGCAACCACGGACCACTGCGGCGCGACGACACGGCCGCGCAGAGGAGGACGTCCGATGAGCAAGCCACTGTCCGACCTGTCGGCCGCGGGTGTCGCGGTCTGGCTGGACGACATCAGCCGGGAGCGGATCCGGACCGGCAACCTGGCCGAGCTCGCCCGCACCCGCAGCGTCGTCGGGGTGACCAGCAACCCGACGATCTTCCAGAAGGCGATCGGTGGCGGCGAGACCTACGACGCGCAGCTGCGCGACCTGGCCGTCCGCGGGGTCGACGTGGGCGAGGCGGTCCGGGCGATCACCGCGCACGACATCCGGGCCGCCTGTGACATCCTGCGCCCCGCGTACGACGCGAGCGGCGGGGTGGACGGCCGGGTCTCCCTCGAGGTCGACCCGCGGCTCGCCCACGAGACCGAGCGCACCGTCGCCGAGGCACGTGCCCTGTGGTGGCTGGTCGACCGGCCCAACCTGTTCATCAAGATCCCGGCGACCCTGGCCGGCCTGCCGGCCATCACCGCGGCCCTGGCCGAGGGCATCAGCGTCAACGTCACGCTGATCTTCGCGCTGGAGCGGTACGAGGCGGTCATGGATGCGTTCATGACCGGTCTGGAGCAGGCCCTGGCCGCTGGTCGCGACATCTCGGACCTGGCCTCGGTGGCGTCCTTCTTCGTGAGCCGGGTCGACAGCGAGGTGGACCGTCGGCTGGGGAAGATCGGCACGCCCCAGGCGGACGCACTGCGGTCCAAGGCCGCGATCGCCAACGCCCGGCTCGCCTACGAGCTGCATCAGAAGGTGTTCGGCACCGCCCGGTGGGAGCGGCTGGCCGCGGCCGGCGCGAAGCCGCAGCGGCCGCTGTGGGCGTCGACGTCGACGAAGGACCCGTCGTTGCCGGACACCCTCTACGTGGCGGAACTGATCGCACCCGGCACGGTGAACACGATGCCGGAGGCGACACTGGAAGCGTTCGCCGATCACGGGGTCGTCCCCGGCGACACGATCACGCCGCACTACGAGGAGGCGCACTCAGTCATGTCCCAGCTGGCCGATCTGGGGGTGGACATGGCCGATGTCGTCGACGTGCTGGAGGTCGACGGCGTCCGCAAGTTCGAGGACTCCTGGAACCAGCTGCTCGACACGATCCGCGATCAGCTCGGGTCCGCCGCGTCCTGACGCCGCACTCCGACGCTCCGCCCCGGAAGCCGCCAACGGGCCGCCAGCCCAGGCGGATCCGGCGCGCGGGCGGCAGGATCGGTC
It encodes the following:
- the tal gene encoding transaldolase; translated protein: MSKPLSDLSAAGVAVWLDDISRERIRTGNLAELARTRSVVGVTSNPTIFQKAIGGGETYDAQLRDLAVRGVDVGEAVRAITAHDIRAACDILRPAYDASGGVDGRVSLEVDPRLAHETERTVAEARALWWLVDRPNLFIKIPATLAGLPAITAALAEGISVNVTLIFALERYEAVMDAFMTGLEQALAAGRDISDLASVASFFVSRVDSEVDRRLGKIGTPQADALRSKAAIANARLAYELHQKVFGTARWERLAAAGAKPQRPLWASTSTKDPSLPDTLYVAELIAPGTVNTMPEATLEAFADHGVVPGDTITPHYEEAHSVMSQLADLGVDMADVVDVLEVDGVRKFEDSWNQLLDTIRDQLGSAAS
- a CDS encoding heme o synthase, encoding MTAAVVPTPAVAGLPAAGAMGAVGAVSPVPAGPSDLDLAGPRSRWARAAGRTRSYIALMKLRVVELLLVSTVPVMLLAERGMPSWWLIVVTLVAGTLSAGSANTINCYVDRDIDQLMGRTKRRPLVRETVEPAQALRFGIVLGIVSTLMFGLLVNWISAALSVGAIAFYVFVYTLGLKRRSPSNIVIGGAAGCFPVLIGWSAVTGTVGWAAVLLFAVIFFWTPPHFWALAIRYKDDYAAAGVPMLPVVATTEVVTRRILLYSYVMVGVSLAVGPVADIGLVYTVPAALLGAWFVAEAHRMVARAHRGEDIRPMRLFHMSISYLTLLFAALAAAALV